GTTCTCGCACCTCTCGACGGGCGGAGGCGCGTCGCTCGAGTTCCTGGAGGGCAAGGTGCTGCCGGGCGTCGCCGCGCTCGAGAACGAGGGGGCCTGATGTCCGCCGCATGGCCGCGCCGGCCACGTCTCGTCGCCGGCAACTGGAAGATGAACCTGCTGCCGGCCGAGGGGGCCGCGCTGGCCCGCGAGCTGATCGCGCTGCGCGCCGCCGATCCGGTTTCCGCCGCGTGCGCCGTCGCGATCTGCCCGCCGTTCACGGCGCTCGCCGCCGTGGGCGAGGCCCTCAAGGGCAGCGGCATGCACCTCGGCGGGCAGAACGCGCACTGGGAAGCCCGCGGCGCGTTCACGGGTGAGGTTTCCTGTCCGATGCTTGCGGCGCTGGGCTGCCGCTTCGTCGTGATCGGGCACAGCGAACGACGTCACGCCATGGGCGAGACCGACGAGCAGGTGGCGAGAAAGCTGCGCGCGGCGCAGCGCGACGGGCTGATGCCGATCGTCTGCACGGGCGAGCTGCTGGACGAGCGGGAGTCCGGCCGCACCGCCGAAGTGCTGGTCCGACAGATCTCCGCTGCCTTCGTGGGGCTGACGCCGGAGGCGGCGCGCGCCACGG
The window above is part of the Candidatus Eisenbacteria bacterium genome. Proteins encoded here:
- a CDS encoding triose-phosphate isomerase, which translates into the protein MSAAWPRRPRLVAGNWKMNLLPAEGAALARELIALRAADPVSAACAVAICPPFTALAAVGEALKGSGMHLGGQNAHWEARGAFTGEVSCPMLAALGCRFVVIGHSERRHAMGETDEQVARKLRAAQRDGLMPIVCTGELLDERESGRTAEVLVRQISAAFVGLTPEAARATVVAYEPVWAIGTGKVATPGQASEAHRVIRATLDRVVGAETGNAVAILYGGSVNAGNAATLFAEEEIDGALVGGASLEAAGFWKIVAAASSRA